In Alphaproteobacteria bacterium, one genomic interval encodes:
- a CDS encoding class I SAM-dependent methyltransferase yields MSSRTIPMTDALYDYYLNSSLREPDVLARLRATTSAHPEGDMRISPEQGQFMRFLVGLIGARRAIEIGTYTGYSALSVALAMPPGSRLVACERRPEWPRIGQPFWREAGVDATIDLRIGKAADTLGAMIDAGEAGQYDFAFIDGDKKNYVVYYELCLQLIRPGGIIALDNMLWSGRLVDPTLDDPASTAIRVLNEKIRDDARVESSLIPIGDGLALVRKLDT; encoded by the coding sequence ATGTCCAGCCGAACGATCCCGATGACCGACGCCCTTTACGATTACTATCTGAATTCGTCGCTGCGCGAACCGGATGTTCTGGCGCGCCTGCGCGCGACGACTTCGGCGCATCCCGAAGGCGATATGCGGATTTCCCCGGAACAGGGACAGTTCATGCGCTTCCTGGTCGGCCTGATCGGGGCGCGGCGGGCCATCGAGATCGGCACCTATACGGGGTACAGCGCGCTGTCGGTCGCGCTGGCGATGCCGCCGGGGTCGCGGCTGGTCGCCTGCGAGCGGCGGCCGGAATGGCCGCGTATCGGCCAGCCATTCTGGCGGGAAGCCGGAGTCGACGCGACCATCGACCTGCGGATCGGCAAGGCCGCCGATACGCTGGGCGCGATGATCGATGCCGGGGAGGCGGGACAGTACGATTTTGCGTTCATCGACGGCGACAAGAAGAACTATGTCGTTTACTACGAACTGTGCCTCCAGCTGATCCGGCCGGGCGGGATAATCGCCCTGGACAATATGCTATGGAGCGGCCGGCTTGTGGACCCGACCCTGGACGATCCGGCCTCGACCGCGATTCGCGTTCTGAACGAGAAAATCCGCGACGATGCGCGCGTGGAGTCCAGCCTGATCCCGATCGGCGACGGGCTGGCGCTGGTGCGCAAGCTGGATACCTGA
- a CDS encoding DUF192 domain-containing protein: MIRVAAALFAFLLLAGHTGPTRAVESFEWSELVVETADGPRTFRVELAVSPRQQAQGLMFRRQMDADAGMLFPYDRPQKVSFWMKNTFIPLDMLFIAADGTIESIRERTVPHSEEPVRSKGAVKAVLELNSGTASRLDIKPGDRVRHAIFGD, encoded by the coding sequence ATGATTCGCGTCGCCGCCGCCCTGTTCGCCTTCCTGTTGCTGGCCGGCCATACCGGCCCGACGCGGGCGGTTGAAAGCTTCGAATGGTCGGAACTGGTCGTGGAAACGGCCGACGGCCCCCGGACCTTCCGGGTCGAACTCGCCGTCTCGCCGCGCCAGCAGGCGCAGGGACTGATGTTCCGGCGGCAGATGGATGCGGATGCGGGCATGCTGTTCCCGTATGACAGGCCGCAAAAAGTTTCCTTCTGGATGAAGAACACCTTCATTCCGCTGGATATGCTGTTTATCGCGGCGGACGGCACAATCGAGAGCATCCGCGAACGCACCGTGCCGCATTCGGAGGAACCCGTCCGGTCGAAAGGCGCGGTCAAGGCCGTCCTTGAACTGAACAGCGGCACGGCAAGCCGACTGGACATAAAACCCGGCGACCGGGTCAGGCACGCGATTTTCGGAGATTAG
- the cysQ gene encoding 3'(2'),5'-bisphosphate nucleotidase CysQ: MTDYSTLLPAIVAAAHDAGATIMAVYATDFSVDRKEDDSPVTEADTRAEAIIIPALQALTPEYPVVAEEAASRGEMPKIGDAPFWLVDPLDGTKEFLNRNGEFTVNIALVVNRVPVLGVIYAPALGVTYAGVVGVGATRTADGAAATPIAIRDVPDAGVTVLASRRHGDRDTLEAFLKGRPLAGIRNAGSSLKFCLLAAGEADVYPRFGPTMEWDTAAGHAILLAAGGRVTTEDGEPLLYGKDPLLNPSFIAWGNLT; the protein is encoded by the coding sequence ATGACCGATTACAGTACACTCCTTCCCGCCATCGTCGCCGCCGCCCATGACGCCGGCGCAACGATCATGGCGGTCTATGCGACGGATTTCTCCGTCGACCGGAAAGAGGATGATTCGCCGGTGACCGAGGCCGACACCCGGGCCGAAGCGATCATCATCCCGGCCCTGCAGGCGCTGACGCCGGAATATCCGGTTGTCGCGGAGGAAGCCGCGTCGCGCGGCGAAATGCCGAAAATCGGCGATGCCCCGTTCTGGCTGGTCGACCCGCTGGACGGCACCAAGGAGTTCCTCAACCGCAACGGCGAATTCACGGTCAATATCGCGCTTGTCGTCAACCGTGTTCCGGTCCTGGGCGTGATCTATGCGCCGGCGCTGGGCGTGACCTATGCCGGTGTTGTCGGCGTCGGCGCGACACGCACGGCCGATGGCGCGGCCGCCACGCCCATCGCCATCCGCGACGTACCCGATGCGGGCGTTACCGTGCTGGCCAGCCGGCGGCACGGCGACAGGGATACGCTGGAAGCCTTCCTGAAGGGGCGGCCGCTGGCGGGGATCAGGAATGCGGGGAGTTCGCTGAAATTCTGCCTGCTGGCCGCGGGCGAAGCGGATGTCTATCCGCGCTTCGGACCCACGATGGAATGGGACACCGCCGCCGGGCACGCCATCCTGCTGGCCGCCGGCGGCCGGGTGACGACGGAGGACGGCGAACCGCTGCTCTATGGCAAGGATCCGCTGCTGAATCCGTCGTTCATCGCCTGGGGGAACCTCACGTGA
- a CDS encoding class I SAM-dependent methyltransferase, with protein sequence MTDKNNPADRQGGTTMADETRLDPKEHESRVRAHYLPLLAKHGDTNLVVDFQHAGNHQARFSILAGIDDISEVSLLDVGCGIGHFAGWLAKRDFRGDYIGIDLLPEMVERARNAHPGFRFERADLLDPKTHYVADYVMSSGIFHLGDQDFMHRMIAAMYASCRKGVAFNSLSSWDLSGSQGHFFRADPLKTLDFCRGLSSQILMRHDYLPHDFTIFMFRE encoded by the coding sequence GTGACTGATAAAAATAATCCCGCGGACAGACAGGGCGGCACGACGATGGCGGATGAGACAAGACTGGACCCTAAGGAGCATGAGTCGCGCGTGCGGGCGCATTACCTGCCGCTGCTGGCGAAGCACGGCGACACCAACCTCGTCGTGGATTTCCAGCATGCGGGCAACCATCAGGCCCGGTTCAGCATCCTGGCCGGCATCGACGACATTTCAGAAGTCTCGCTGCTCGATGTCGGTTGCGGAATCGGCCATTTCGCCGGCTGGCTGGCGAAACGCGATTTCCGGGGAGATTACATCGGGATCGACCTGCTGCCCGAAATGGTCGAACGGGCGCGCAACGCCCATCCGGGCTTCCGCTTCGAGCGCGCGGACCTGCTCGACCCGAAAACCCACTACGTCGCCGATTATGTGATGTCGAGCGGCATTTTTCACCTCGGCGACCAGGACTTCATGCACCGGATGATCGCCGCGATGTACGCCTCATGCCGCAAGGGCGTGGCGTTCAACAGCCTGTCCTCGTGGGACCTATCGGGGTCGCAAGGCCATTTTTTCCGCGCGGACCCGCTGAAGACGCTGGATTTCTGCCGCGGGCTGAGCTCGCAGATCCTGATGCGGCATGACTACCTGCCGCATGACTTCACGATCTTCATGTTCCGCGAATAA
- a CDS encoding ribonucleotide-diphosphate reductase subunit beta, with protein MSLLDARTVYKPFQYPWAYDAWLMQQRSHWLPEEVPLADDVKDWRRNLNDSERNLLTQIFRFFTQADVEVNNCYMKHYAQVFKPTEVQMMLSAFSNIETIHISAYSHLLDTLGIPEAEYQAFLKYKAMKDKYDYMQQWGVGSPEDIAKTLAVFGAFTEGLQLFASFAILLNFPRFNKMKGMGQIVTWSVRDESLHTNSIIRLFRTFIDENPQVWNPDMQRELYRACDTIVGHEDAFIDLAFEMGAVEGLTGDEVKQYIRYIADRRLTQIGLQPIYKTARNPLPWLEEMLNGVEHANFFENRSTEYSRAATRGSWDEAFD; from the coding sequence ATGTCGCTTCTCGACGCGCGCACCGTTTACAAGCCGTTCCAGTATCCCTGGGCGTATGACGCCTGGCTGATGCAGCAGCGCAGCCACTGGCTGCCGGAGGAAGTGCCGCTGGCCGACGACGTCAAGGACTGGCGGCGGAACCTGAACGATTCGGAACGCAACCTGCTGACGCAGATCTTCCGGTTCTTCACCCAGGCGGATGTCGAGGTGAACAACTGCTACATGAAGCATTACGCCCAGGTCTTCAAACCGACCGAAGTGCAGATGATGCTGTCCGCGTTCTCGAATATCGAGACGATCCATATCTCCGCCTACAGCCATCTGCTGGACACGCTCGGCATCCCCGAAGCGGAATACCAGGCTTTCCTCAAATACAAGGCGATGAAGGACAAATACGACTACATGCAGCAATGGGGCGTCGGCAGCCCGGAAGACATCGCCAAGACGCTGGCGGTGTTCGGCGCCTTCACCGAAGGGTTGCAACTGTTCGCCTCCTTCGCGATCCTGCTCAACTTTCCGCGCTTCAACAAGATGAAGGGCATGGGCCAGATCGTTACCTGGTCGGTGCGGGACGAATCGCTGCACACCAATTCGATCATCCGCCTGTTCCGCACCTTCATCGACGAGAACCCGCAGGTCTGGAATCCGGACATGCAGCGCGAACTCTACCGCGCCTGCGACACCATCGTCGGCCATGAGGACGCCTTCATCGACCTCGCCTTCGAGATGGGCGCGGTCGAGGGGCTGACCGGCGACGAGGTGAAACAGTATATCCGCTATATCGCCGACCGCCGGCTGACCCAGATCGGCCTGCAGCCGATCTACAAGACGGCGCGCAACCCCCTGCCCTGGCTGGAGGAAATGCTGAACGGGGTCGAACACGCCAATTTCTTCGAGAACCGCTCCACCGAATACTCCCGCGCCGCGACCCGGGGCAGCTGGGACGAAGCCTTCGATTAG
- a CDS encoding ribonucleoside-diphosphate reductase subunit alpha, translating into MSAELHGDIAQNERGISVRMDRSRDDNLTLFGKETLKDRYLLPDESFQDLFARVAMHFADDSAHAQRLYDYISNLWFMPSTPVLSNGGTRRGLPISCFLNEASDSLGGILGLWSENVWLAARGGGIGSYWGNLRSIGEKVGLNGKTSGVVPFIRVMDSLTLAISQGSLRRGSAAVYLPLSHPEIEEFIELRRPTGGDPNRKAPNLHHGVLVPDAFMRAVEADEEWALTSPKDDSVLRRVKARDLWIRLLTARIETGEPYLVYIDHVNRAIPEHHKLAGLHVKTSNLCSEITLPTGTDRFGRERTAVCCLSSLNVEKYAEWEDDPQFIEDVMRFLDNALQDFIDQAPPEFRNATYAAMRERSVGLGVMGFHSFMQANGIPLEGVMANVWNRRMFRHIREQADAASVKLARERGACPDAADYGIEERFSNKLSLAPTASISIICGGTSPGIEPIAANSFTHKTLSGSFTVRNRHLKELLASKGKNDDETWSSIVSHEGSVQHLDFLTDLEKDVYKTAFELDQRWLIDLAADRAPHVCQAQSLNVFLSADIHKRDLHQIHFQAWKKGVKSLYYCRSKSMQRSESVAITGAGAVTSLPHLGRVNSEDQPVIAESNDYEECLSCQ; encoded by the coding sequence ATGTCGGCGGAACTGCATGGCGATATCGCCCAGAACGAGCGCGGCATTTCCGTGCGGATGGACCGGTCGCGCGACGACAATCTGACCCTGTTCGGCAAGGAAACGCTGAAAGATCGCTATCTGTTGCCGGATGAAAGCTTCCAGGACCTGTTCGCCCGCGTCGCCATGCATTTCGCGGATGACAGCGCCCATGCGCAACGGTTGTACGACTATATCTCCAACCTGTGGTTCATGCCCTCCACCCCGGTGCTGTCCAATGGCGGCACCAGGCGGGGCCTGCCGATTTCCTGCTTCCTGAACGAGGCCAGCGACAGCCTGGGCGGCATCCTGGGCCTGTGGAGCGAGAATGTCTGGCTGGCGGCGCGCGGCGGCGGAATCGGCAGCTACTGGGGCAACCTGCGCTCGATCGGCGAAAAGGTCGGGCTGAACGGCAAGACCTCCGGCGTCGTTCCCTTCATCCGGGTGATGGATTCGCTGACCCTGGCGATCAGCCAGGGATCGTTGCGCCGGGGCAGCGCCGCCGTCTACCTGCCGCTCAGCCATCCGGAAATCGAGGAATTCATCGAACTGCGCCGCCCCACCGGCGGCGACCCGAACCGCAAGGCGCCGAACCTGCATCACGGCGTGCTGGTGCCCGACGCCTTCATGCGCGCGGTCGAGGCGGACGAGGAATGGGCGCTGACCAGCCCGAAGGACGATTCGGTGCTGCGCCGGGTGAAGGCGCGCGATTTGTGGATTCGCCTGCTGACCGCGCGAATCGAGACCGGCGAGCCGTATCTGGTCTATATCGACCATGTGAACCGCGCGATCCCGGAACACCACAAGCTGGCCGGACTGCATGTGAAAACCTCCAACCTGTGTTCGGAAATCACCCTGCCGACCGGCACCGACCGATTCGGCCGGGAGCGCACGGCGGTGTGCTGCCTCTCCTCGCTCAATGTCGAGAAGTACGCCGAATGGGAGGACGACCCGCAGTTCATCGAGGACGTGATGCGCTTCCTCGACAACGCCCTGCAGGATTTCATCGACCAGGCCCCGCCGGAATTCAGGAACGCGACCTATGCGGCGATGCGCGAACGCTCGGTCGGACTCGGCGTCATGGGCTTCCACTCCTTCATGCAGGCCAACGGCATTCCGCTGGAGGGGGTCATGGCCAATGTCTGGAACCGGCGCATGTTCAGGCATATCCGCGAGCAGGCCGATGCGGCTTCGGTAAAGCTGGCGCGGGAACGCGGCGCCTGCCCCGACGCGGCGGATTACGGTATCGAGGAACGTTTTTCCAACAAGCTGTCGCTCGCGCCGACCGCGTCGATCTCGATCATCTGCGGCGGGACATCGCCGGGTATCGAACCCATCGCCGCCAACAGCTTCACCCACAAGACGCTGTCCGGCTCCTTCACTGTCCGTAACAGGCATTTGAAAGAACTGCTTGCGAGCAAAGGGAAAAACGACGACGAGACCTGGTCGTCGATTGTCTCCCATGAGGGCTCGGTCCAGCATCTGGATTTCCTGACCGATCTGGAAAAGGACGTCTACAAGACCGCCTTCGAGCTCGACCAGCGCTGGCTGATCGACCTGGCGGCGGATCGCGCCCCCCATGTCTGCCAGGCGCAGTCGCTGAACGTCTTCCTGTCGGCGGATATCCACAAGCGGGACCTGCACCAGATTCATTTCCAGGCCTGGAAGAAGGGCGTGAAGAGCCTCTATTACTGCCGCTCCAAGTCGATGCAGCGCTCCGAATCGGTCGCCATTACCGGCGCCGGCGCCGTCACCTCGCTGCCGCATCTGGGACGGGTCAACAGCGAGGACCAGCCGGTCATTGCCGAAAGCAACGATTACGAGGAATGCCTGTCCTGCCAGTAG
- a CDS encoding methyltransferase domain-containing protein yields MRLNLGCGFNKSTGYVNVDRSEHCAPDIVHDLEQTPWPWADSSVDEIVMRHVLEHLGATTAVYFSVLREMYRVCRPDARITIVVPHPRHDDFLHDATHVRAVTLEGLSMFSRRNCEEWIAAGNANTPLAMIAGVDFDIVESEVTLEEPWKSRFELGSVSRTELILALKQYNNVAKELKAVLRVVKD; encoded by the coding sequence ATGCGACTGAATTTGGGCTGCGGCTTCAACAAAAGCACGGGTTACGTGAATGTCGACCGCAGCGAACATTGCGCGCCGGATATCGTGCACGACCTCGAACAGACGCCCTGGCCCTGGGCGGATTCGTCGGTCGATGAAATCGTCATGCGCCATGTTCTCGAGCATCTCGGCGCGACGACGGCGGTATATTTTTCCGTTTTGCGGGAAATGTACCGGGTCTGCCGGCCGGATGCCCGAATCACCATCGTCGTTCCGCATCCCCGCCATGACGACTTCCTGCATGACGCAACCCATGTCCGCGCGGTGACGCTGGAGGGGCTGTCGATGTTTTCGCGCAGGAACTGCGAGGAATGGATCGCCGCCGGCAACGCCAATACGCCGCTGGCCATGATCGCCGGGGTGGATTTCGACATCGTGGAATCCGAGGTGACGCTGGAGGAACCCTGGAAGAGCAGGTTCGAACTGGGCAGCGTCTCGCGCACGGAACTGATCCTGGCGCTGAAACAGTACAATAACGTCGCCAAGGAGTTGAAGGCGGTGTTGCGGGTGGTGAAGGACTAG
- a CDS encoding MmgE/PrpD family protein, which produces MQDSSAAAPAITETLAAFAANLKFEDLPDRLVAHMRMAMLDGLGCCLVGATLPWTRMVADLVRAEGGAPEARLIATGDRVPLAAAALVNATAGHAFELDDIHRDSIIHPNSICVPVALNSAEARGGASGRDVVTAMVAGYEVATRVGMAGGTDLLLRGFHPQGTGGAIAAAVTAGHIFGLDAAGMRNAIGIAGSLGAGLMAAQEGAMVKRLHSGNAAQAGVRAVLLARNGFTGISNLVEAEYGGFLSSFAGNVDMSRIAEGLGTHWEADETGFKPYATVTSIHAALDSLAVIMRDNGLAAGDIAKIRVGTSKATYVHCAWPYEAQSVTAAQMNLYYGLAMIALDGAAFVEQFDAARIADPAVFDFIARIEAAVDPEIDGLGRAFRHMARLSVETVDGRRFSHEERHRRGSLQNPVSDADLTAKFRALASGSLNADMVAGVIVLCGKLDSLADVGPLIDAVCNP; this is translated from the coding sequence ATGCAGGACAGCAGCGCCGCGGCGCCGGCGATTACCGAAACCCTCGCGGCATTCGCGGCGAACCTGAAATTCGAGGACCTGCCCGACCGGCTTGTCGCGCATATGCGGATGGCGATGCTGGATGGGCTGGGCTGCTGCCTGGTCGGCGCGACCCTGCCCTGGACCCGGATGGTGGCGGACCTGGTGCGGGCGGAGGGCGGCGCGCCGGAGGCGCGGCTGATCGCGACCGGCGACCGGGTGCCGCTGGCGGCGGCGGCGCTGGTCAACGCCACGGCGGGCCATGCCTTCGAACTGGACGATATCCACCGCGATTCGATCATCCACCCCAATTCGATCTGCGTGCCGGTGGCGCTGAACAGTGCGGAGGCGCGGGGCGGCGCGTCGGGGCGTGATGTGGTAACCGCGATGGTCGCGGGCTACGAGGTCGCGACGCGCGTCGGCATGGCCGGCGGGACCGACCTGCTGCTGCGCGGTTTCCACCCGCAGGGCACCGGCGGCGCCATCGCCGCCGCCGTCACCGCCGGGCATATCTTTGGCTTGGACGCGGCGGGCATGCGGAACGCCATCGGCATCGCCGGATCGCTCGGTGCCGGGTTGATGGCGGCGCAGGAAGGGGCGATGGTCAAGCGCCTGCATTCCGGCAACGCGGCGCAGGCCGGTGTGCGGGCGGTGCTGCTGGCGCGGAACGGGTTTACCGGTATCTCCAACCTCGTCGAGGCGGAATATGGCGGATTCCTGTCATCCTTTGCCGGAAATGTGGATATGAGCCGGATCGCCGAAGGACTTGGCACGCATTGGGAGGCGGACGAGACCGGCTTCAAGCCCTATGCGACGGTGACCAGCATCCATGCGGCGCTCGATTCCCTGGCGGTGATCATGCGGGACAACGGCCTCGCGGCGGGCGACATCGCGAAGATCCGCGTCGGCACCAGCAAGGCGACCTATGTGCACTGCGCCTGGCCCTATGAGGCGCAAAGCGTCACCGCGGCGCAGATGAACCTGTATTACGGCCTGGCGATGATCGCGCTGGACGGCGCCGCCTTCGTGGAGCAATTCGACGCGGCGCGAATCGCCGACCCGGCGGTGTTCGATTTCATCGCCCGGATCGAGGCGGCGGTGGACCCCGAAATCGACGGCCTGGGCCGGGCGTTCCGGCATATGGCGCGGCTGAGCGTGGAAACGGTCGACGGCCGCCGCTTTTCGCATGAGGAGCGCCATCGCCGCGGCAGCCTGCAGAACCCGGTGTCCGACGCGGACCTGACGGCGAAATTCCGCGCCCTTGCCTCGGGGAGCCTGAATGCCGATATGGTTGCCGGGGTCATCGTCCTTTGCGGGAAGCTGGACAGTCTGGCGGATGTCGGTCCGCTGATCGATGCGGTCTGCAATCCGTGA
- a CDS encoding DEAD/DEAH box helicase, whose protein sequence is MQLRTWQQKIVDDFPDIIKQHRRFILKAPTGAGKTVLASEIVERFYKDKKIVVLCHRLVLLEQLEKALGRKHSVRKLQVSDTGPAFEDYDILLSTNMRARDVLADAIPKADLIIVDEAHRVSPNGRGYKRIIDDFAENGKETAQFIGLTASPERRTGDQRDQLNLAFEAIIDCANIEDLIAEGVLVQPVYRPHFVHDLNLGNIDISSGDFPVAKLAPAIIKSSMIDYAIWSYGEERAKLKNPVSAWFCADVSVAEATLEAIEATGVKAAIVTAQTPINERMRLLESHENGEVEAMVSVGVLAEGWDNPHCNIIVHLRPTLSKVLWGQSVGRGLRSAPGKEKCVVIDVSSNWSTFGPVEKLEWSLWSHRRSYLQFMNRFNWIGLQQDGENSGDVYLLCKNELPNRVRCSHIYRKNAYKDDTCPVCGVYAATDIYKEQKLDNTLNESSLHRLFFERVPKVFEEMDLSIWSSLGRSAWNTANGKEQVFLAFCMAFQQVSAEPTQTESEYWNAALEAEAKIRGYLVENNIQIVKQGEFRLGILADAMLAGREVRTLQAHYGISLCGTVFQTHTPDENERKYQKAIRIAERLAVIGCSPRDNLPYFRASEHLAKVGKR, encoded by the coding sequence ATGCAATTAAGAACCTGGCAACAAAAAATCGTCGATGACTTTCCCGATATAATAAAACAGCACCGCCGGTTCATCCTGAAAGCGCCGACGGGCGCCGGCAAGACCGTTCTCGCGAGCGAGATCGTCGAACGGTTCTACAAGGACAAGAAGATTGTCGTGCTGTGCCATCGCCTTGTGCTGCTGGAGCAGCTTGAAAAGGCGCTGGGCCGGAAACACAGTGTCCGCAAGCTCCAGGTTTCCGATACGGGCCCGGCCTTCGAGGATTACGACATCCTGCTGTCAACCAACATGCGGGCCAGGGACGTGCTGGCGGACGCCATTCCCAAGGCCGACCTGATCATCGTCGACGAGGCGCACCGGGTATCGCCGAACGGCCGGGGTTACAAGCGGATCATCGACGATTTCGCGGAGAACGGCAAGGAAACGGCGCAGTTCATCGGGTTGACAGCCTCGCCGGAGCGCCGCACCGGCGACCAGCGCGACCAGCTCAATCTCGCCTTCGAGGCGATCATCGACTGCGCCAATATCGAGGACCTGATTGCGGAAGGCGTGCTGGTGCAGCCGGTCTACCGGCCGCATTTCGTGCATGACCTGAACCTTGGCAATATCGATATCAGCTCGGGCGATTTTCCGGTCGCGAAGCTGGCGCCGGCGATCATCAAATCGTCGATGATCGATTATGCGATCTGGAGCTATGGCGAGGAGCGCGCGAAGCTGAAAAACCCGGTTTCCGCCTGGTTCTGCGCCGATGTCAGTGTCGCGGAGGCGACCCTGGAAGCGATCGAGGCCACGGGCGTCAAGGCCGCTATCGTCACGGCGCAGACGCCGATCAACGAGCGGATGCGGCTGCTGGAGAGCCATGAAAATGGCGAGGTCGAGGCGATGGTCTCCGTGGGCGTGCTCGCGGAAGGCTGGGACAACCCCCATTGCAATATCATCGTCCACCTGCGGCCGACCCTGTCGAAGGTGCTGTGGGGCCAGTCGGTCGGGCGCGGTCTGCGTTCGGCGCCGGGCAAGGAAAAATGCGTGGTCATCGATGTCAGCTCCAACTGGAGCACCTTCGGGCCCGTGGAAAAGCTGGAATGGAGCCTGTGGAGCCACCGGCGCTCCTATCTGCAGTTCATGAACCGCTTCAACTGGATCGGGCTGCAGCAGGATGGCGAGAACAGCGGCGATGTCTATTTGCTGTGCAAGAACGAACTGCCGAACCGGGTCCGCTGTTCGCATATATACCGGAAGAACGCCTACAAGGACGATACCTGCCCGGTCTGCGGCGTCTATGCGGCGACCGATATCTACAAGGAACAGAAACTCGACAACACGCTGAACGAAAGCAGCCTGCACCGGCTGTTCTTCGAGCGCGTGCCGAAGGTTTTCGAGGAAATGGACCTGTCGATCTGGAGCAGCCTCGGCCGTTCCGCCTGGAACACGGCGAACGGCAAGGAGCAGGTTTTCCTGGCCTTCTGCATGGCCTTCCAGCAGGTATCCGCCGAACCGACCCAGACCGAATCCGAATACTGGAATGCGGCGCTGGAGGCCGAGGCGAAGATTCGCGGCTATCTGGTGGAAAACAATATCCAGATCGTGAAGCAGGGTGAGTTCAGGCTGGGCATCCTGGCCGACGCGATGCTGGCGGGGCGGGAGGTGCGGACCCTGCAGGCGCATTATGGAATATCGCTGTGCGGCACGGTCTTCCAGACCCATACCCCGGACGAAAACGAGCGCAAGTATCAGAAGGCGATCCGCATTGCCGAGCGGCTGGCGGTCATCGGCTGTTCGCCGCGGGACAACCTGCCCTATTTCAGGGCGTCGGAGCACCTGGCAAAGGTGGGTAAACGCTAA
- a CDS encoding DMT family transporter has translation MPRNPRHSLARTLLLTITAMLAFAANSVLCRLALGSGLIDAAGFTSIRVASGALTLGLILLLRPGRHDRVTANWQTAAMLFTYMIFFSFAYLSLSTGTGALILFGAVQLTMFFAAIRGGEHFSSLSWAGLLLAIGGLVYLVLPGVTAPDPLGAVLMAVAGIAWGFYSLLGRGTPDPLQATAKNFLLALPLVLIVNLFFLDGLHISVEGAALAAASGALASGCGYAIWYAALPRLTAMRAATIQLAVPAIAAFFGVVLLSEDITLRLLLASAATLGGVVIVLMQRAAKP, from the coding sequence ATGCCGCGCAATCCCCGCCATTCCCTCGCCCGCACGCTGCTGCTGACCATTACCGCCATGCTGGCTTTTGCCGCCAATTCGGTGCTGTGCCGGCTGGCGCTGGGTTCGGGGCTCATCGACGCAGCGGGCTTTACCAGTATCCGGGTGGCCTCCGGCGCGCTGACACTGGGCCTGATTTTGCTGCTGCGCCCGGGACGACATGACCGCGTCACCGCGAACTGGCAGACCGCCGCGATGCTGTTCACCTACATGATCTTCTTTTCCTTCGCCTATCTGTCGCTCAGCACGGGCACCGGGGCGCTGATTCTTTTCGGGGCGGTCCAGTTGACGATGTTCTTCGCGGCGATTCGCGGCGGCGAGCATTTTTCATCCCTGTCCTGGGCGGGACTTCTTTTGGCCATCGGCGGACTGGTCTATCTGGTCCTGCCGGGCGTCACGGCGCCGGACCCGCTGGGCGCGGTGCTGATGGCCGTCGCCGGGATCGCCTGGGGGTTCTATTCGCTGCTGGGCCGTGGCACCCCGGATCCGCTGCAGGCGACGGCGAAAAATTTCCTCCTCGCCCTGCCCCTCGTTCTGATCGTCAACCTGTTCTTCCTGGACGGGCTCCACATCTCCGTGGAGGGTGCCGCGCTGGCGGCCGCCTCGGGCGCCCTCGCCTCCGGCTGCGGCTACGCCATCTGGTATGCGGCGCTGCCGAGGCTGACGGCGATGCGGGCCGCGACAATCCAGCTGGCGGTTCCCGCCATTGCGGCGTTCTTCGGGGTCGTCCTGCTGTCGGAAGACATCACCCTGCGGCTGTTGCTCGCCTCGGCCGCGACGCTGGGCGGCGTCGTCATCGTCCTGATGCAGCGCGCGGCCAAACCGTGA